In a single window of the Pseudomonas oryzihabitans genome:
- the ppx gene encoding exopolyphosphatase, whose product MQPSPAEPHELIAAIDLGSNSFHIVRARNFHGEIRILERLGEKIQLAAGLDESRLLSEEAIQRGLDCLRRFAQLIAGMPRGAVRVVGTNALREARNRAEFIQRAEAVLGHAVEVISGREEARLIYLGVSHSMPDVPGRRLVTDIGGGSTEFIIGQRFETLQRESLQMGCVSFTKRFFADGKITAAQYARAYTAARLELMNIDQGLREMGWHQALGASGTIRAVALAIQAAGRGNGEITPDGIEWLKRKLLKQGDINLLNIDGVKPDRRAILPGGLAILEALFKALELQEIHLSEGALREGVLYDMIGRHSHEDVRERTLKGLAERYHVDQRHAERVEKRALKSLAQVADAWGLTDENHAELLRWGARLHCVGLDIAHYQYHKHGAYLIEHSDLPGFSRRDQQALALLVRGHRRNIPQDRLQELGPEGEPLLRLTLLLRFAILFHHIRHKSIPDVQLSAGERSLDVQFPDGWLEENPLTQADFELEAQWLERVGYRLSVR is encoded by the coding sequence ATGCAGCCTTCGCCAGCCGAACCCCACGAACTGATCGCCGCCATCGACCTGGGCTCCAACAGCTTTCATATCGTCCGGGCGCGCAATTTCCACGGGGAGATCCGCATCCTTGAGCGGTTGGGCGAAAAGATCCAGCTGGCCGCCGGCCTGGACGAATCGCGCCTGCTCAGCGAAGAGGCCATCCAGCGTGGCCTGGACTGCCTGCGCCGCTTCGCCCAGCTGATCGCCGGCATGCCGCGTGGCGCCGTACGGGTGGTGGGCACCAATGCCCTGCGCGAGGCGCGCAATCGCGCCGAATTCATCCAGCGCGCCGAAGCCGTGCTCGGCCATGCGGTCGAGGTCATTTCCGGTCGCGAAGAGGCCCGCCTCATCTATCTGGGCGTGTCCCACTCCATGCCCGATGTGCCCGGGCGCCGCCTGGTGACCGACATCGGCGGCGGCAGCACCGAATTCATCATCGGCCAGCGCTTCGAGACCCTGCAGCGCGAGAGCCTGCAGATGGGCTGCGTCAGCTTTACCAAGAGATTCTTCGCCGACGGCAAGATCACCGCGGCCCAATATGCGCGTGCCTACACTGCCGCGCGCCTGGAATTGATGAATATCGACCAGGGCCTGCGCGAGATGGGCTGGCACCAGGCTCTCGGCGCCTCCGGTACCATCCGCGCCGTGGCTCTGGCGATCCAGGCCGCCGGCCGTGGCAATGGCGAGATCACCCCGGACGGCATCGAGTGGCTCAAGCGCAAGCTGCTCAAGCAGGGCGACATCAACCTGCTCAACATCGATGGCGTGAAGCCGGATCGGCGCGCCATCCTGCCAGGTGGCCTGGCCATCCTCGAAGCCCTGTTCAAGGCCCTGGAACTGCAGGAGATCCACCTTTCCGAAGGTGCCCTGCGCGAAGGGGTGCTCTACGACATGATCGGCCGGCACAGCCACGAGGACGTCCGCGAACGCACCCTCAAGGGCCTGGCCGAGCGCTACCACGTGGACCAGCGTCACGCCGAGCGCGTGGAAAAGCGCGCGCTCAAGTCCCTGGCCCAGGTCGCCGACGCCTGGGGCCTGACCGACGAGAACCATGCCGAGCTGCTGCGCTGGGGGGCGCGCCTGCACTGTGTGGGCCTGGATATCGCCCACTACCAGTACCACAAGCACGGCGCCTACCTGATCGAGCACTCGGACCTGCCCGGCTTCTCCCGCCGTGACCAGCAAGCCCTGGCACTGCTCGTGCGCGGCCACCGCCGCAACATCCCCCAGGATCGCCTGCAGGAGCTGGGCCCGGAAGGCGAGCCCTTGCTGCGCCTGACCCTGCTGCTGCGCTTCGCCATCCTCTTCCACCACATCCGCCACAAGAGCATTCCGGACGTCCAGCTCAGCGCTGGCGAGCGCAGCCTGGACGTGCAGTTCCCCGACGGCTGGCTGGAGGAAAACCCCCTCACCCAGGCCGACTTCGAGCTGGAAGCCCAGTGGTTGGAGCGGGTGGGGTATCGGTTGAGCGTTCGCTGA